One Pseudomonas sp. MH9.2 DNA segment encodes these proteins:
- a CDS encoding DUF1329 domain-containing protein translates to MKMTKGLLQVGVLGLSLLATGVMAAVSESEAAKLGTTLTPMGAEKAGNAAGTIPAWSPLPKNAGAVDSKGFLADPYAQEQPLFVITAQNVDQYKDKLAPGQIAMFKRYPETFKMKVFPSHRGATVPDDVFAAIKGNATKTKLVAGGNGLENFKTAIPFPIPQNGSEVIWNHITRYRGGSVQRLVTQATPQANGSYNLVYFKDQFVFRDNVKKSGADDAKAKSGDEDEKTGDTSNILFYFKQEVTAPARLAGGVLLVHETLDQVKEPRMAWVYNAGQRRVRRAPQVSYDGPGTAADGLRTSDNLDMYNGAPDRYDWKLISKQEMYIASDSYKLDDPTLKYADIIKAGHINQDLARYELRRVWHVTATLKEGQRHIYAKRDFFIDEDTWQAAVIDHYDGRGQLWRVAEAHSQNYYNVQVPWYTLETLYDLQSGRYLALGMKNEEKAAYNFKFEASVSDFSPSALRQSGVR, encoded by the coding sequence ATGAAAATGACAAAGGGTCTGTTACAAGTCGGTGTACTGGGTCTGTCATTGCTGGCGACCGGGGTGATGGCTGCTGTGTCGGAATCCGAGGCCGCCAAACTGGGTACAACCTTGACGCCGATGGGCGCCGAAAAGGCCGGTAACGCCGCAGGGACGATCCCTGCATGGAGCCCGCTGCCAAAAAATGCTGGCGCTGTGGACAGCAAGGGTTTCCTTGCTGACCCCTATGCTCAGGAACAACCGCTGTTTGTGATCACCGCGCAAAACGTCGATCAGTACAAAGACAAGCTGGCGCCAGGGCAAATAGCGATGTTCAAGCGCTATCCGGAGACTTTCAAAATGAAGGTCTTCCCGTCCCATCGTGGCGCGACGGTGCCTGATGACGTGTTCGCAGCGATCAAAGGCAACGCGACCAAGACAAAACTGGTCGCGGGTGGTAACGGCCTTGAGAACTTCAAGACGGCGATTCCATTCCCGATCCCGCAAAACGGTTCTGAGGTGATCTGGAACCATATCACCCGTTATCGCGGTGGCAGCGTTCAGCGTCTGGTGACCCAGGCCACGCCGCAGGCCAATGGCTCCTACAACCTGGTTTACTTCAAGGATCAGTTCGTTTTTCGCGATAACGTGAAAAAATCCGGTGCAGACGATGCGAAAGCCAAGTCTGGCGATGAAGATGAGAAAACCGGTGACACCAGCAACATCCTTTTCTACTTCAAGCAGGAAGTAACCGCGCCCGCACGTCTGGCCGGTGGGGTACTGCTGGTGCACGAAACCCTCGATCAGGTAAAAGAACCGCGTATGGCCTGGGTGTACAACGCCGGTCAACGTCGCGTACGTCGCGCGCCACAAGTGTCTTATGACGGGCCGGGTACCGCAGCAGATGGTCTGCGCACCTCGGACAACCTGGACATGTACAACGGCGCACCTGATCGTTACGACTGGAAACTGATCAGCAAGCAGGAAATGTACATCGCCTCTGACAGCTATAAGCTCGATGATCCGACCCTTAAATATGCCGACATCATCAAGGCCGGTCATATCAACCAGGATCTGGCGCGCTATGAACTGCGTCGTGTCTGGCACGTGACCGCTACCTTGAAGGAAGGCCAGCGCCACATCTATGCCAAACGTGACTTCTTCATCGATGAAGACACCTGGCAGGCAGCGGTGATCGATCACTACGACGGTCGTGGTCAACTGTGGCGTGTGGCTGAAGCTCACTCCCAGAACTACTACAACGTACAAGTGCCGTGGTACACCCTGGAAACCCTCTACGATCTGCAATCGGGCCGTTACCTGGCGCTCGGTATGAAGAACGAAGAGAAAGCAGCTTATAACTTCAAGTTCGAGGCGAGCGTCAGCGATTTCTCTCCTTCGGCCTTGCGCCAGTCTGGCGTACGGTAA
- a CDS encoding LuxR C-terminal-related transcriptional regulator, producing the protein MTDLSRLQGFDSHAVTALEGRFFRPPLPEGYVLRPRLCERLSAGLAGRLLLVCAPAGFGKSSLAVEFCQSLPAQWQSLWLGLSHRDSDPGRFLERLLAGLQQFFPQLGTQALGLLKMRQRHQPFAFEEWLDGLLDELTTHLMLSKPLLLVLDDYHLAQGPVLDRCLQFFLNHLPAGLIVMVTSRQRPNWHLARLRLSRQLLELNEQDLRLTNAESVAVLEQHSNSLDSEALQSLILRSEGWVAGLRFWLLAASEAGSDNALPQALHGGEGLIRDYLLEEVIDFLPTDVQAFLYDTACLERFCSELCDAARETYDSAEMLRYLQAHQVFLVPLDEHGRWFRYHHLFSDLLRTRPGAETGPQQTRLHLNACRWFSDQGLLDEAVEQALRAGHLDVAANLVQNLSEEQLLAEQNVGMLLRWKMDLPDSLLISTPRLIVLYSWALGLACQLDAAEELASHLSRFLPAPSATAQKSMLAQWLALSGIIARGRGDSAKARLYCNEALLSLPHKRYGQRLTCLSTLANLAIAEGDPLRARVLNREALELAQRVANPLFEALAHYDRARVLQARGEVLRALDEVHQGQERLKGLPAQRLYAVRARLTLYEGYLLTMRMQPEPGRARLLAGLSEARACRDISVLIGHCVIAGLDGRDGRFAEAFAELGEAERLMHIWDVPPIYYLAMITLVKCELWLLQGRIDLADAWLVRLAQTYGGDQAAAAPECHPQLPQHIELQRAVLERIQGLRPESEQRLLALEQQAHNAGAHSIYVAALTQQILPLLGTAREAQARTLFTRSLQAATGGALLPFHWLVSGHPDWLREQLLQSAPGAVRDSLLELLPPAVALREPSEPLHCAEQLSARELAVLQLIAQGCSNQQISEQLFISLHTVKTHASHINSKLGVERRTQAVARAQEMGLLG; encoded by the coding sequence ATGACTGATTTGTCCCGTCTGCAAGGGTTTGACAGCCACGCGGTTACCGCGCTGGAAGGCCGTTTCTTTCGACCACCGTTGCCCGAAGGTTATGTACTGCGTCCACGTTTATGTGAGCGCTTGAGTGCAGGCCTGGCGGGGCGGCTGTTGTTGGTCTGCGCCCCGGCAGGTTTTGGCAAGAGTTCGCTGGCGGTAGAGTTTTGTCAGAGCCTGCCGGCTCAGTGGCAAAGCCTGTGGCTGGGGCTGAGTCATCGCGACAGTGATCCGGGGCGCTTTCTTGAGCGTCTGCTTGCCGGTCTGCAACAATTTTTCCCACAGCTGGGTACCCAGGCGCTGGGTTTGTTGAAGATGCGCCAACGCCATCAACCCTTTGCATTCGAAGAGTGGCTTGATGGCCTGCTTGACGAGCTGACCACGCACCTGATGCTGAGCAAGCCACTGCTGCTGGTGCTGGACGATTACCATCTCGCTCAGGGGCCGGTGCTCGACCGCTGCCTGCAGTTTTTCCTCAATCACTTACCCGCCGGGCTGATCGTGATGGTCACCAGCCGTCAGCGTCCGAACTGGCACCTGGCACGGCTGCGACTGTCGCGCCAACTGCTTGAGCTCAATGAGCAGGATTTGCGCCTGACCAACGCCGAGTCGGTGGCGGTGCTTGAACAGCACTCGAATTCGCTGGACAGTGAAGCGCTGCAAAGTCTGATTCTGCGCAGCGAGGGTTGGGTAGCCGGGTTGCGCTTCTGGCTGCTGGCCGCGTCTGAAGCGGGCAGTGACAATGCGCTGCCACAAGCGCTGCATGGCGGGGAAGGGCTGATTCGCGATTACCTGCTCGAAGAGGTGATCGACTTTCTACCGACCGATGTTCAGGCGTTTTTGTACGATACCGCCTGCCTGGAGCGTTTTTGCAGCGAGCTGTGCGATGCCGCTCGCGAAACGTATGACAGCGCCGAAATGCTGCGTTATCTGCAAGCGCATCAGGTCTTCCTGGTGCCGCTGGATGAGCATGGCCGCTGGTTTCGTTATCACCATTTGTTTTCCGACTTGTTGCGCACCCGGCCCGGCGCCGAGACCGGCCCGCAGCAAACCCGCCTGCACCTGAATGCCTGTCGATGGTTCAGCGACCAGGGTCTGCTCGACGAGGCCGTCGAACAAGCCTTGCGTGCGGGGCATCTGGATGTCGCTGCCAATCTGGTGCAGAACCTGTCCGAAGAGCAACTGCTGGCCGAGCAGAATGTCGGGATGCTGCTGCGTTGGAAAATGGACTTGCCTGACAGTCTGCTGATCAGCACGCCACGCTTGATCGTGCTCTATAGCTGGGCGCTGGGCCTGGCGTGCCAGCTGGATGCCGCTGAAGAGTTGGCCAGCCACTTGAGTCGCTTTCTGCCCGCGCCCTCGGCGACAGCGCAAAAATCCATGCTCGCCCAGTGGCTGGCGCTCAGCGGGATTATTGCCCGAGGGCGTGGCGACAGTGCCAAGGCCCGGCTCTATTGCAACGAAGCGCTGCTCAGCCTGCCGCATAAACGTTACGGTCAACGGCTGACGTGCCTGTCGACGCTGGCTAATCTGGCCATTGCCGAGGGTGACCCCTTGCGCGCCCGGGTACTCAATCGCGAGGCGCTTGAGCTGGCGCAACGGGTCGCCAATCCGTTATTTGAAGCCCTTGCCCATTATGATCGGGCGCGGGTGTTGCAGGCGCGTGGCGAGGTATTGCGTGCGCTGGACGAAGTCCACCAGGGCCAGGAGCGGCTCAAGGGTTTGCCAGCCCAACGGCTCTATGCTGTTCGTGCGCGGCTGACACTGTATGAAGGCTATCTGCTGACGATGCGCATGCAGCCTGAACCGGGGCGTGCGCGGCTGTTGGCCGGGTTGTCTGAAGCGCGAGCCTGTCGTGATATCAGCGTATTGATCGGCCACTGTGTGATCGCAGGGCTAGACGGGCGCGACGGCCGTTTTGCCGAGGCCTTTGCCGAGTTGGGCGAGGCCGAGCGCTTGATGCACATCTGGGACGTGCCGCCAATCTACTACCTGGCCATGATCACTCTGGTCAAATGTGAGCTGTGGTTGTTGCAAGGCCGCATCGACCTCGCCGACGCCTGGTTGGTGCGGTTGGCGCAAACCTATGGCGGTGATCAGGCCGCTGCCGCACCGGAGTGTCACCCGCAACTGCCGCAACACATCGAATTACAGCGCGCAGTGCTCGAACGCATCCAAGGGCTGCGGCCCGAATCCGAGCAACGCCTGCTCGCCCTCGAACAACAGGCACACAATGCCGGTGCCCACTCTATTTATGTCGCCGCACTGACCCAGCAAATCCTACCGCTGTTGGGCACTGCGCGCGAAGCACAGGCGCGAACACTGTTCACCCGTAGCTTGCAAGCAGCCACCGGTGGCGCACTTCTGCCTTTCCACTGGCTGGTGAGCGGGCATCCCGATTGGTTGCGAGAACAACTGCTGCAAAGCGCACCGGGTGCGGTTCGCGATTCGCTACTGGAACTGTTGCCGCCCGCGGTTGCTTTGCGCGAACCCAGCGAACCTCTGCACTGCGCAGAACAACTCAGCGCCCGCGAACTCGCCGTGCTCCAACTCATCGCTCAGGGCTGCTCCAACCAGCAAATCAGCGAACAACTGTTCATCTCCCTGCACACCGTAAAAACCCACGCCAGCCACATCAACAGCAAATTAGGGGTCGAACGGCGAACGCAAGCGGTGGCACGGGCGCAGGAGATGGGGTTGTTGGGGTGA
- a CDS encoding MFS transporter, with product MAGFSLLFSGLFAAALALHLPLALLFLVVPLVGLFDGAFRPANLRLIMDASPKQLQVRVQGLHRVVFNLGVALAGVMAGALVSLGYGYVFLFQGAVNVLGSVCLVGYALKHAGRIRLHVGVAANGPQREVLALKGSPWKDRLFLVFIVGQLLALGVFDQMYGTFGLFLREHAAAGPEWIAYLFSMNALLVVLLQMPVTRWIERHGVVIASRLGAGLLSCAFLFLNAGSHIGWAIVTMLTITAAELLLTPAWTLAVLERSQHRQRGKYLGIFSAGWLGHSLYGPSVGAWLYGAYGGPTLWWICALVGGTVFLLHYSTIVRLHAPPNTVNLPERVGVP from the coding sequence GTGGCGGGTTTTTCGTTGCTGTTCAGCGGCCTGTTTGCCGCTGCGCTTGCCCTGCATTTGCCTTTGGCCTTGCTGTTTTTGGTAGTGCCTTTGGTGGGGCTTTTCGATGGCGCGTTCCGCCCTGCCAATTTACGGTTGATCATGGACGCCAGCCCGAAGCAGTTGCAGGTCCGTGTGCAGGGTTTACATCGGGTTGTGTTCAATCTAGGTGTTGCCCTGGCGGGCGTCATGGCAGGTGCACTGGTCAGTCTAGGGTATGGCTACGTATTTCTTTTCCAGGGGGCGGTGAATGTGCTCGGCAGCGTGTGTCTGGTGGGCTACGCCTTGAAACATGCAGGGCGAATTCGGTTGCATGTTGGGGTGGCGGCCAATGGCCCTCAACGGGAGGTGTTGGCATTAAAAGGCTCGCCCTGGAAAGATCGACTATTTCTGGTATTCATCGTGGGGCAACTGTTGGCGCTGGGTGTGTTCGATCAAATGTACGGCACGTTTGGACTTTTTTTACGCGAGCACGCTGCCGCTGGCCCAGAATGGATTGCTTATCTTTTTTCCATGAATGCATTGCTGGTGGTCTTGCTGCAGATGCCGGTAACGCGGTGGATTGAGCGTCACGGGGTGGTCATTGCCTCTCGGCTTGGCGCTGGTCTGCTCAGTTGTGCTTTTTTGTTTCTTAATGCGGGCAGTCATATCGGCTGGGCCATCGTGACTATGCTGACAATCACGGCGGCAGAGCTGCTTTTGACTCCCGCGTGGACGTTGGCGGTGTTAGAGCGCTCTCAGCATCGTCAACGAGGTAAGTACCTGGGGATATTCAGTGCCGGCTGGCTGGGGCACTCGCTTTATGGTCCCAGCGTCGGTGCCTGGTTATACGGAGCCTATGGTGGACCGACACTGTGGTGGATCTGCGCGTTGGTGGGCGGGACGGTATTCCTGCTTCACTATTCGACAATCGTTCGCCTGCACGCCCCGCCAAATACCGTGAACCTGCCGGAGCGCGTCGGAGTTCCTTAG
- a CDS encoding HD-GYP domain-containing protein: MLKKIPTSELALGMYIHKFCGAWVAHPFWKGSFELKDALDIVRIQQSAITEVWVDTGKGHPPVTDDNPQQFEAPFLPPSPPIPFVQPATIPSRVSLDEELSQALKICVRAKEAVVKMFSDARLGQAIKVEDGAFLVDEITNSILRHPHALISLARLKTSDDYTYMHSVAVCILMIALARQLQMNEEQVREAGMAGLMHDVGKMMISSAILDKAGKLTPEEFKLVQSHPEEGLKILERSEDVSTHVLDVCLHHHEKINGLGYPHGLAGDQISLFARMGAVCDVYDAVTSERSYKKGWGPAHSIREMASWKGHFDEIVFQSFVKTIGIYPIGALVSLQSGRMGVVIEQNEQSLLTPKVKVFLSTRSKMAIPHKIIDLACLEEPDKIVQIELAEDWGITNAEELWSGLSLAEGNLFG, encoded by the coding sequence ATGCTGAAAAAAATCCCCACCTCTGAACTTGCCCTTGGCATGTACATCCATAAATTCTGTGGTGCATGGGTTGCGCATCCCTTTTGGAAAGGCAGCTTTGAACTCAAAGATGCTCTGGATATTGTACGGATCCAGCAGTCGGCTATTACAGAAGTGTGGGTGGATACCGGCAAGGGTCATCCTCCTGTCACTGACGATAATCCTCAACAGTTCGAGGCGCCTTTCCTTCCGCCCTCTCCACCCATTCCCTTCGTACAGCCCGCGACCATCCCCTCCAGGGTCAGTCTGGATGAAGAGCTGTCCCAGGCCTTAAAGATCTGTGTGCGAGCCAAAGAAGCCGTCGTAAAAATGTTCAGTGACGCAAGACTGGGCCAGGCTATAAAAGTGGAGGATGGCGCTTTTTTGGTGGATGAAATAACCAACTCCATACTTCGCCATCCCCATGCGCTTATCAGTCTGGCGCGCTTGAAAACGTCTGACGACTACACCTACATGCACTCCGTGGCCGTGTGTATATTGATGATTGCGCTGGCCCGACAACTGCAGATGAACGAGGAGCAAGTCCGTGAAGCAGGGATGGCCGGCCTCATGCACGATGTCGGCAAGATGATGATCTCAAGCGCCATCCTCGATAAGGCCGGAAAGCTGACACCCGAGGAGTTCAAACTCGTCCAGAGCCACCCGGAAGAGGGGCTGAAAATTCTGGAGAGGAGCGAGGACGTCAGCACTCACGTGCTTGACGTATGCTTGCATCACCACGAAAAAATCAACGGTTTGGGTTACCCACATGGCCTGGCTGGGGACCAGATCAGTCTGTTTGCCCGAATGGGCGCGGTGTGCGACGTGTATGACGCAGTGACGTCCGAGCGCTCGTATAAAAAGGGCTGGGGTCCTGCACACTCCATTCGCGAAATGGCCTCCTGGAAAGGGCATTTCGATGAAATAGTTTTCCAGAGTTTTGTTAAAACCATCGGCATTTACCCCATTGGCGCTTTAGTCAGCCTGCAAAGCGGTCGCATGGGCGTAGTCATTGAGCAGAATGAACAGTCCCTTCTGACCCCCAAAGTTAAAGTATTCCTGTCAACGCGAAGCAAAATGGCGATTCCCCATAAGATCATTGATCTTGCCTGCCTCGAGGAACCAGACAAAATTGTGCAAATCGAGTTGGCTGAGGACTGGGGCATCACCAACGCTGAAGAGCTCTGGTCTGGCCTCTCACTAGCCGAAGGCAACCTGTTCGGCTGA
- a CDS encoding MBL fold metallo-hydrolase, translating into MQVAKPSLIRETFPVGPLQCNCTIIGDPITKQAIVVDPGGDHELILARLEALGLRVVSIIHTHAHLDHFLASGLMKEKTGATLHLHREDKFLWDNLEMQCQMFGVPYTPVPPPDRWLADDEALPCGCGVALHTPGHTPGSMSFWFADDKLLIAGDTLFKRGIGRTDLWGGDQATIVRSIKQRLYCLDEEATVITGHGPETRLGDEMRQNPYVRA; encoded by the coding sequence ATGCAAGTCGCCAAACCGTCACTCATCCGCGAAACTTTTCCCGTCGGTCCTTTGCAGTGCAACTGCACGATCATCGGCGACCCCATCACCAAGCAAGCAATCGTGGTCGACCCGGGTGGCGATCATGAGTTGATTCTGGCTCGGCTGGAGGCATTGGGGCTGAGGGTGGTCAGTATTATTCATACCCATGCGCATCTGGATCATTTTCTGGCGTCCGGATTGATGAAGGAGAAGACTGGGGCGACGTTGCATTTGCATCGGGAGGACAAGTTCCTCTGGGACAATCTGGAGATGCAGTGCCAGATGTTCGGTGTGCCTTATACGCCGGTACCGCCGCCGGATCGTTGGCTGGCCGATGATGAGGCGTTGCCGTGTGGTTGCGGCGTGGCGTTGCACACCCCCGGGCATACACCCGGTTCGATGAGCTTCTGGTTTGCCGACGACAAGCTGTTGATTGCCGGTGACACGCTGTTCAAGCGCGGGATTGGGCGTACGGATTTGTGGGGTGGCGATCAGGCGACCATCGTTCGTTCGATCAAACAGCGCTTGTACTGCCTGGACGAAGAGGCAACGGTGATCACCGGTCATGGCCCCGAGACACGCTTGGGCGACGAGATGCGCCAGAATCCTTACGTTCGGGCGTGA
- a CDS encoding OmpA family protein: MFTSRRLILVATAVALLSGCASPNPYDNQGQADNSGGVSKTAKYGGLGALAGALAGAAISHDNRGKGALIGAAVVGASAAGYGYYADKQEAELRKSMANTGVEVQRQGDQIKLIMPGNITFATDSSAIASSFYSPLNNLAGSLKQFNQNMIEIVGYTDSTGSRQHNMDLSQQRAQSVSTYLTSQGVDPSHLSVRGAGPDQPIASNADVNGRAQNRRVEVNLKPIPGQQYQQPPQQ; encoded by the coding sequence ATGTTCACCTCGCGTCGTTTGATTCTTGTCGCTACTGCTGTTGCCTTGTTGTCCGGGTGCGCGTCACCTAATCCTTATGACAATCAAGGACAGGCTGATAATTCGGGTGGTGTCAGCAAGACCGCCAAATACGGTGGCCTGGGTGCGCTGGCCGGGGCCCTGGCCGGTGCGGCGATCAGTCACGATAACCGCGGCAAGGGCGCGCTGATTGGCGCAGCAGTTGTTGGTGCCAGTGCTGCCGGTTACGGTTATTACGCTGACAAGCAAGAAGCCGAGTTGCGCAAAAGCATGGCCAATACCGGGGTCGAGGTGCAGCGTCAGGGTGATCAGATCAAGCTGATCATGCCGGGCAACATCACCTTCGCCACGGACTCTTCAGCCATTGCCAGCAGCTTCTATTCGCCGCTGAATAATCTGGCGGGCTCCTTGAAGCAGTTCAACCAGAACATGATTGAAATCGTGGGCTACACCGACAGTACCGGTAGTCGTCAGCACAACATGGACCTGTCCCAGCAGCGTGCGCAAAGCGTAAGTACTTACCTGACTTCGCAAGGCGTCGACCCTTCTCACCTGTCCGTACGTGGCGCAGGTCCGGATCAGCCGATTGCCAGCAACGCCGACGTGAATGGCCGGGCGCAGAACCGTCGGGTTGAAGTTAACCTGAAGCCTATTCCGGGTCAGCAATACCAGCAGCCGCCGCAGCAGTAA
- a CDS encoding acyltransferase — protein MDFLPAPLRGVIASLLLALNTIVCCTPLFVVAIFKLCLPFPAAQRLTDWLMSHIHEAWISSNKAWMKLVRNTRWHLSGLEGLDYQHSYLITSNHQSWVDIMVLQYVLNRRIRPLKFFLKQELIWVPVIGLAWWALGFPFMKRYSKAYLAKHPEKKGKDLETTQRTCDKFRNNPVGIFNFVEGTRFTESKHAEQNSPFRHLLKPKAGGIAFVLDAMGDQLEAIVNVTIHYPGGRPGYWDLLCGNVREVVAHFEEIKIPPQFIGSNYDQDGEYRLEFQQWINRLWEDKDLLLDRLHQEYPQKR, from the coding sequence ATGGACTTTTTGCCTGCCCCATTGCGAGGCGTGATTGCCTCGTTGCTTTTGGCGCTTAACACAATCGTTTGCTGCACACCGTTGTTCGTGGTCGCCATCTTCAAGCTGTGCCTGCCCTTCCCTGCCGCCCAACGCTTGACCGACTGGCTGATGAGCCACATCCACGAAGCCTGGATCAGCAGCAACAAAGCCTGGATGAAGCTGGTGCGCAACACCCGCTGGCACCTGAGCGGGCTCGAAGGCCTGGACTATCAACACTCGTACCTGATTACCAGCAACCATCAAAGCTGGGTCGACATCATGGTCCTGCAATACGTACTCAATCGGCGCATCCGTCCGCTGAAGTTCTTTCTCAAGCAGGAGTTGATCTGGGTACCGGTTATTGGCCTGGCCTGGTGGGCGCTAGGTTTTCCGTTCATGAAGCGTTACTCCAAGGCGTACCTGGCCAAACACCCGGAGAAGAAGGGCAAAGACCTGGAAACCACGCAGCGTACTTGCGACAAGTTCCGCAATAACCCGGTGGGTATCTTCAACTTCGTGGAAGGCACGCGATTCACCGAGAGCAAACACGCCGAGCAGAACTCGCCCTTTCGCCACCTGCTCAAACCCAAAGCGGGCGGCATCGCGTTTGTACTCGACGCCATGGGCGATCAGTTGGAGGCCATCGTCAACGTGACCATTCACTACCCAGGTGGGCGCCCAGGTTACTGGGATCTGCTGTGCGGTAACGTCAGGGAAGTGGTCGCGCATTTCGAAGAAATCAAAATCCCACCGCAGTTCATCGGCAGCAATTATGACCAGGACGGTGAATACCGCCTGGAATTCCAGCAGTGGATCAACCGATTGTGGGAAGACAAGGATTTACTCCTGGATCGCCTGCACCAGGAATACCCACAAAAGCGTTGA
- the pta gene encoding phosphate acetyltransferase translates to MQTFFIAPTDFGVGLTSISLGLVRTLERAGLKVGFFKPIAQPHPGDLGPERSTELVARTHGLKPPKPLGLAHVERMLGDGQLDELLEEIIQLYQEAAVGKDVLIVEGMVPTRHASYAARVNLHLAKSLDAEVILVSAPENEVLTELSGRVELQAQLFGGPKDPKVLGVILNKVRTDESMEAFAARLKEHSPLLRNGDFRLLGCIPFQADLNAPRTRDVADLLGAQVLNAGDYEQRRMSKVILCARTVLNTVSLLKPGVLVVTPGDRDDIILAVSLAAMNGVPLAGLLLTSDTVPDPRIMELCRGALQAGLPVLSVSTGSYDTANQLNQLNKEIPIDDRERAEIITDFVAGHLDAKWLHQRCGTPREMRLSPAVFRYQLIQRAQAANKRIVLPEGSEPLTIQAAAICQARGIARCVLLAKPEEVYAVAQAQGIELPAGLEILDPDLIRGRYIVPMVELRKSKSLNAPMAEQQLEDTVVIGTMMLALDEVDGLVSGVIHSTANTIRPALQLIKTAPGCTLVSSVFFMLFPEQVLVYGDCIMNPHPSANELAEIALQSADSAVAFGIAPRVAMISYSSGDSASGEEVEKVREATQLAHRAQSDLLIDGPLQYDAAANETVARQLAPNSPVAGRATVFVFPDLNTGNTTYKAVQRSADCVSLGPMLQGLRKPVNDLPRGAQVDDIVYTIALTAIQADNLS, encoded by the coding sequence ATGCAAACTTTTTTTATCGCCCCCACTGACTTCGGTGTGGGTCTGACTTCCATCAGCCTGGGCCTGGTGCGCACGCTTGAACGTGCAGGGCTCAAGGTCGGCTTTTTCAAACCCATCGCCCAACCTCATCCGGGCGATCTGGGGCCAGAGCGATCTACCGAACTGGTCGCTCGCACCCACGGGCTCAAGCCTCCTAAACCGCTGGGGCTGGCCCATGTCGAACGGATGCTCGGCGATGGCCAGCTAGACGAATTGCTGGAAGAAATCATCCAGTTGTATCAAGAGGCTGCGGTAGGCAAGGACGTGCTGATCGTCGAAGGCATGGTACCTACCCGCCATGCCAGCTACGCCGCGCGGGTCAATCTGCATTTGGCGAAAAGCCTGGATGCAGAAGTGATTCTGGTCTCCGCGCCGGAAAATGAAGTGCTGACCGAGCTGTCCGGGCGGGTCGAATTGCAGGCGCAACTGTTCGGTGGGCCAAAAGACCCGAAAGTCCTCGGCGTAATTTTGAATAAAGTGCGCACCGACGAAAGCATGGAAGCCTTCGCCGCGCGCCTCAAAGAACACTCGCCTTTGTTGCGTAACGGTGATTTCCGCCTACTGGGCTGTATTCCGTTTCAGGCTGACCTGAACGCACCGCGTACCCGCGACGTGGCCGATCTGCTTGGCGCACAGGTACTCAATGCCGGCGATTACGAGCAGCGACGCATGTCTAAAGTCATCCTCTGCGCGCGCACCGTGCTCAACACCGTATCGCTGCTTAAACCGGGCGTACTCGTGGTAACGCCTGGCGATCGCGATGACATCATCCTCGCCGTCAGCCTTGCAGCGATGAACGGCGTCCCGTTGGCTGGCCTGCTGCTGACCAGCGACACCGTGCCTGATCCACGGATCATGGAGCTGTGCCGCGGCGCGCTACAAGCGGGCTTGCCCGTATTGTCCGTGAGCACCGGCTCGTATGACACGGCGAACCAGCTGAACCAACTGAACAAAGAGATCCCTATCGATGACCGCGAGCGCGCGGAAATAATTACCGATTTTGTCGCCGGGCATCTGGACGCGAAGTGGTTGCACCAGCGTTGCGGCACACCTCGGGAAATGCGCCTGTCCCCGGCGGTCTTTCGCTATCAATTGATCCAGCGCGCACAAGCCGCCAACAAGCGTATCGTCCTCCCGGAAGGCAGCGAGCCGTTGACCATCCAGGCGGCGGCCATCTGCCAGGCACGCGGCATCGCCCGTTGCGTGCTGCTGGCCAAGCCAGAAGAAGTCTATGCCGTGGCCCAGGCCCAGGGCATCGAGTTGCCAGCAGGGCTGGAAATTCTCGACCCGGACCTGATCCGGGGACGCTATATCGTACCCATGGTCGAGCTGCGCAAAAGCAAGAGCCTCAACGCGCCGATGGCCGAACAGCAATTGGAAGACACCGTAGTGATCGGCACCATGATGCTGGCGCTCGATGAGGTCGACGGCCTGGTTTCCGGGGTCATCCACTCCACCGCCAATACCATCCGTCCGGCGTTACAATTGATCAAGACCGCGCCGGGCTGCACCTTGGTGTCGTCCGTATTTTTCATGCTGTTCCCGGAGCAGGTACTGGTCTACGGCGACTGCATCATGAACCCGCACCCCAGCGCCAACGAGTTGGCTGAAATCGCCCTGCAAAGCGCCGATTCGGCAGTGGCTTTCGGCATTGCGCCGAGGGTGGCGATGATCAGTTACTCCAGCGGTGATTCGGCCAGCGGCGAAGAAGTGGAAAAAGTCCGTGAAGCCACGCAACTGGCGCATCGGGCCCAAAGCGATCTTTTGATCGACGGTCCGCTGCAGTACGATGCCGCCGCCAACGAAACCGTCGCTCGCCAACTGGCGCCCAACAGCCCGGTCGCCGGACGTGCCACGGTGTTTGTGTTCCCGGACCTGAATACCGGCAACACCACTTACAAAGCCGTGCAGCGCAGCGCAGATTGCGTCAGCCTCGGCCCGATGCTGCAAGGCCTGCGCAAACCGGTTAACGACCTGCCGCGCGGCGCTCAGGTCGATGACATCGTCTACACCATCGCCCTTACGGCGATTCAGGCTGACAACCTTTCCTGA